A portion of the Sulfuricurvum kujiense DSM 16994 genome contains these proteins:
- a CDS encoding nickel-dependent hydrogenase large subunit has protein sequence MSKQKIIIDPITRIEGHLRIEVEIDENNVVTEAWASGQLFRGIETILKGRDPRDSGLIAQRICGVCTNVHYRASISAVEAAYGIEIPHNAEIIRNLVTLSLFVQDHIVHYYHLHSLDFVDITGALSADCNKAAKDAASWCEHPYRNSDGHLEAIKEKLEGFVKAGRLGLFANGYWGHATYRFTPEENLVHMNHYLEALRIQRELSKAVAIFAGKTPHPQNLVVGGVTSVADMLNPQRLNDFLFIIKETRDFIERAYIPDMVMLVNAYRDSIKAGEGRAVGNFMCCGGYRFGKDQQLFSSGVIKAHNFESIEPFDSSKITEEASRSWYENDAPLSPYEGDTTPFYTDLNDDGSLKTEGKYTWVKAPRYDGNVMEVGPLARMIVGYSKNSPIIRPYMERFMKRSGMELIDFSTTVGRNAARAVEAQICCDYLFDTMSDLIENIKYYDEDTWTKYVFEELPHEAKGAGIFEVPRGVLGHFVRIEEGKIANYQAVVPTTWNASPKGAKEGRGAYEESLIGIQLADPSAPLEVLRAVHSFDPCLACAVHVIDATGRELAQYKISPVCSL, from the coding sequence ATGAGTAAACAGAAAATTATCATAGACCCGATTACCCGAATCGAGGGGCATCTACGAATTGAGGTCGAAATTGATGAGAATAACGTTGTCACCGAAGCGTGGGCTTCTGGTCAGCTTTTTCGGGGGATTGAGACGATTTTAAAAGGGCGTGATCCCAGAGATTCGGGCTTGATTGCTCAGCGTATCTGCGGTGTATGTACAAACGTCCATTACCGTGCTTCTATCAGCGCGGTAGAAGCGGCATATGGCATTGAAATACCTCATAATGCCGAGATTATCCGTAACCTCGTCACCCTCTCGCTATTTGTACAAGATCATATTGTCCACTATTATCACCTCCATTCGCTCGATTTTGTCGATATTACGGGAGCACTTAGTGCCGATTGCAATAAAGCCGCCAAAGATGCCGCCTCCTGGTGTGAACACCCTTATCGCAATTCCGACGGGCATCTCGAAGCGATTAAAGAGAAGTTGGAGGGGTTTGTCAAAGCGGGCAGGTTGGGATTGTTTGCCAACGGCTATTGGGGACATGCTACCTATCGCTTCACTCCTGAGGAGAATCTGGTACATATGAACCATTATCTCGAAGCGTTGCGGATTCAGCGGGAACTCTCTAAAGCGGTGGCAATTTTTGCAGGAAAAACGCCTCACCCTCAAAATCTCGTTGTCGGAGGGGTTACGAGTGTCGCTGATATGCTCAACCCTCAGCGTCTAAACGATTTTTTGTTTATTATCAAAGAGACGAGGGATTTTATCGAACGTGCCTATATCCCCGATATGGTGATGCTTGTCAATGCGTATCGTGACTCAATCAAGGCGGGAGAGGGTCGTGCAGTCGGGAATTTTATGTGCTGCGGCGGATACCGATTCGGAAAAGATCAGCAGCTCTTTAGCAGCGGCGTTATCAAAGCTCATAATTTTGAGAGTATAGAGCCGTTTGACAGTAGCAAAATTACCGAAGAGGCATCCCGATCATGGTATGAAAACGATGCTCCTCTCTCTCCGTACGAAGGGGACACAACACCGTTTTATACCGATCTAAACGACGACGGTTCTCTTAAAACCGAGGGGAAATACACATGGGTCAAAGCGCCGAGATATGATGGAAATGTCATGGAAGTCGGACCGTTAGCTCGGATGATCGTCGGATACTCTAAAAATTCTCCTATTATCCGTCCCTATATGGAGCGGTTTATGAAACGTTCCGGTATGGAGTTGATTGATTTTTCAACTACTGTGGGACGAAATGCGGCTCGCGCGGTAGAAGCGCAAATCTGCTGCGATTATCTGTTTGATACGATGAGCGATTTGATCGAAAATATCAAATACTACGATGAAGATACGTGGACGAAGTATGTTTTCGAGGAACTTCCGCATGAGGCTAAAGGAGCCGGTATTTTTGAAGTACCCCGTGGCGTATTAGGACACTTTGTACGGATCGAAGAGGGGAAAATCGCCAACTATCAGGCGGTGGTTCCGACGACGTGGAACGCATCGCCAAAAGGTGCCAAAGAGGGACGCGGAGCATATGAGGAGTCTTTGATCGGCATTCAACTCGCCGATCCGTCCGCACCGCTTGAAGTGTTACGCGCGGTTCATTCGTTTGATCCGTGTCTGGCCTGTGCAGTGCATGTTATCGATGCTACAGGGCGCGAACTTGCTCAATACAAAATTTCACCCGTCTGTTCGCTATAA
- a CDS encoding hydrogenase, whose amino-acid sequence MPSNPAKLKVIWLQGITCNGNTHSFLNDPALGTLLETIEFIHHPLLPCQKTLKDLVKKVPKSDVLIFEGAYSAPFERAGVEMRTLLPALAHKAKHIISMGSCASFGGIFKENDPEHISGIVFDKENGSGPLKAMQEKVITLSGCPAHPKWLSFVIDMISAGREILVDEFRRPKELYAYLVHNGCLRNEYFEWKVDSERFGTKEGCLFYAQGCQGPYTHGSCNKILWNDVSSKTRSGTPCVGCTEPAFPKRDLFTTKTYMSIPSEMPLGIPKRSYLALAGAAKSFHIKRLEERLIDDHA is encoded by the coding sequence ATGCCCTCAAATCCCGCTAAACTCAAAGTTATCTGGCTGCAGGGGATCACCTGCAACGGCAATACCCACTCATTTTTAAACGATCCCGCTTTGGGAACTCTATTGGAAACCATCGAATTTATCCACCATCCGCTTCTTCCCTGCCAAAAAACACTCAAAGATCTGGTCAAAAAAGTCCCCAAATCGGATGTCCTCATTTTCGAAGGTGCATACAGCGCGCCGTTTGAGCGTGCCGGTGTGGAGATGCGAACCCTTTTGCCCGCACTGGCACACAAAGCCAAGCATATTATTAGCATGGGAAGCTGTGCAAGCTTCGGCGGAATATTTAAAGAGAATGATCCCGAACATATCAGCGGAATCGTATTTGATAAAGAAAACGGCAGTGGGCCGCTCAAAGCGATGCAGGAGAAGGTGATTACCCTCAGCGGCTGTCCGGCCCATCCCAAATGGCTCAGTTTTGTGATCGATATGATCAGTGCGGGGAGGGAAATTCTTGTCGATGAATTCCGCCGTCCTAAAGAATTATATGCCTATCTGGTACATAACGGATGTCTGCGTAACGAGTATTTTGAGTGGAAAGTCGACAGTGAGCGTTTCGGGACGAAAGAGGGGTGTCTTTTTTATGCCCAAGGGTGCCAAGGCCCATATACTCACGGCAGCTGCAATAAGATACTATGGAATGACGTGAGTTCGAAAACCCGTTCCGGTACGCCGTGTGTCGGGTGCACGGAACCCGCATTTCCTAAGCGGGACCTATTTACGACTAAAACCTATATGTCAATTCCTTCGGAGATGCCGCTTGGCATACCGAAACGTAGCTATTTGGCGTTAGCGGGAGCGGCAAAATCGTTTCATATCAAACGTCTGGAAGAGAGGTTGATCGATGATCACGCATGA
- a CDS encoding nickel-dependent hydrogenase large subunit — translation MSKHIVVDPITRIEGHLRIEAVIDENNTIVDAYSASTMFRGIETILQGRDPRDCGLLAMRICGVCTGTHYQRSIEAVEDAFDITIPKNARIVRNLIQGALYVHDHVVHFYHLHALDFVDVVSALSADPVKTAAEARKWASVAGESPFIDGESEFKAIQDRVAKFVKQGRLGIFGNGYWGNPHYKLTPEQNLIGVAHYLQALDIQRDMAKMQAIFGGKNPHPQSIVVGGVTCVQDIQNPARLALFKSLLLAGRKFVKQAYLPDVYMAGTMYAGEATDSKATFSELMGGKGVGGTGGGLLNFMSYGDFRLDDTGFYKSALLFPSGVVLGGDISKVHPLDQEKIAEDVTHAWYKGDKPLHPYEGQTIPEYTGLDKRSDGIAYLKTKEKYSWIKSPIYNDTRVEVGPLARMVIGVAAKDKRITKYVTEFLERGKLPVSVLFSTVGRTAARAIETSLMSDVMVEWIDELTANVLAGDKSTWTEFDFDKVSVSAKGRGMAEAPRGALGHWVSITDGKVANYQAIVPSTWNAAPRDHKGRLGAYEASLIGTKVANPEQPLEIIRTIHSFDPCIACAVHVVDTKGKELAVYKVDTSCSI, via the coding sequence ATGAGTAAACATATTGTAGTTGACCCTATTACCCGTATCGAAGGGCATTTGCGTATTGAAGCTGTCATTGATGAGAATAACACGATTGTAGACGCCTATAGCGCATCAACGATGTTCCGCGGGATTGAGACGATTTTACAAGGGCGTGATCCGCGTGACTGCGGATTGTTGGCAATGCGTATCTGCGGTGTTTGTACCGGTACTCACTATCAACGTTCTATTGAAGCGGTTGAAGATGCGTTTGATATCACGATCCCTAAAAATGCCCGTATCGTTCGTAACCTGATTCAGGGTGCGTTGTATGTGCATGACCATGTGGTTCACTTCTATCACCTTCATGCGCTTGACTTTGTCGATGTCGTCTCCGCCCTTTCGGCTGATCCGGTTAAAACAGCAGCAGAAGCACGCAAATGGGCGAGTGTCGCGGGAGAATCTCCGTTTATCGACGGTGAGAGCGAATTTAAAGCGATCCAAGACCGTGTAGCAAAATTTGTAAAGCAAGGGCGTTTGGGAATTTTCGGTAACGGATATTGGGGCAATCCTCACTATAAACTCACACCGGAACAAAATCTTATCGGGGTTGCCCACTACTTGCAAGCATTGGATATTCAACGCGATATGGCAAAAATGCAGGCGATTTTCGGCGGTAAAAACCCGCATCCGCAAAGTATCGTCGTCGGAGGGGTAACGTGTGTTCAGGATATCCAAAATCCGGCACGTCTGGCCCTCTTTAAATCGTTGTTGCTTGCAGGACGTAAATTTGTTAAACAAGCGTATTTGCCGGATGTTTACATGGCGGGAACCATGTATGCGGGTGAAGCGACCGATTCTAAAGCGACATTCAGCGAATTGATGGGCGGCAAAGGGGTCGGCGGAACCGGCGGCGGACTCTTGAACTTCATGAGTTACGGAGATTTCCGTCTTGATGATACCGGTTTTTACAAATCGGCCCTTCTTTTCCCAAGCGGGGTAGTACTCGGCGGAGATATTTCTAAAGTTCATCCGTTGGATCAAGAAAAAATTGCTGAAGACGTCACTCACGCCTGGTACAAAGGGGACAAACCTCTTCACCCGTACGAAGGTCAAACCATTCCTGAATACACCGGTTTGGATAAACGTTCGGATGGAATTGCGTATTTGAAAACGAAAGAGAAATACAGCTGGATCAAATCTCCGATTTACAACGATACCCGCGTTGAAGTGGGGCCGTTGGCTCGTATGGTAATCGGTGTCGCGGCTAAAGATAAGCGTATTACCAAATACGTGACTGAGTTCCTAGAGCGCGGAAAACTTCCGGTATCAGTACTGTTCAGTACTGTCGGGCGTACAGCGGCTCGTGCGATCGAGACATCATTGATGTCTGACGTCATGGTTGAATGGATCGATGAGTTGACGGCAAATGTTCTTGCCGGAGACAAAAGTACATGGACAGAGTTTGATTTCGACAAAGTGAGCGTAAGTGCAAAAGGGCGCGGTATGGCGGAAGCTCCGCGCGGTGCACTCGGTCACTGGGTAAGTATTACCGATGGAAAAGTAGCAAACTATCAAGCGATTGTCCCATCAACATGGAATGCGGCTCCGCGTGATCATAAAGGACGTTTGGGTGCATATGAAGCGAGTTTGATCGGAACCAAAGTAGCTAATCCGGAACAGCCCTTAGAGATCATCCGTACGATTCACAGTTTTGACCCATGTATCGCATGTGCGGTTCACGTTGTCGATACAAAAGGTAAAGAGCTTGCTGTTTACAAAGTAGATACTTCTTGCAGTATCTAA
- a CDS encoding hydrogenase small subunit: MRIVIVGGGIAAVYIANTLMEQSPQTEVVIVSDEEHAPYDRIHLCKLVEDCNCVDSIELELNPKVKLELDQKIISIDPTEKRIFSEHSAFHYDKLIIATGSIPKSLFDISQIENAATFRSQKDCERIAEGMIGKNVVIVGAGPIALELLDTLMRSDAPQSITLLVRKNYLYSEVISREGLALIRGIFEADPRVRIQFNDQIKDKEISGNSITKLITSQCEIENPFLIFGVGIDPNIPYARDVLECDRGILVDESLRTSDENIYCVGEAAQLRESGFIAGRVKECTLQADVAIAHLLGDANALFKEEVSIDGLKVGSFLFADVTATDFNPKDSENETILITHGDRIDQYIVNNDRLKRFIGINTNIDLLALKRLIETDSPIDAAYLYSNRLMSEYGKLVCSCEGVHELELVEIIKENAVTSFGELKEHSKAGRTCGRCKQDICAIISATPVDPAEAARLRQERIDAAQAAELEKVRARIEKYNRLHPKNQLSADNFHEALESFEMSREFNHWVSMITASMHLHPQFEGVVEEGVTQLNKIPIIWLELSDCTGNSEAFIKTSHPKVDDLILKYISLDYHELLMAASGDQSESALESILHNDSGKYVLIVEGAVPLGMNGKFLRIGPKGETGVDLLRRVAKNAAAVIAVGSCAYDGGVVAAAPNPTGAVGVAEALGRTDIINLPGCPTNPINIVGTLLQYIMFDEFPKLDSNNRPEWAYGFRVHDNCERRGHYDADEFVREWGDEGAKKGWCLFEMGCKGPYADLNCSLVKFNEGTSWPVQVGHGCFGCGQGKIAFDSYANNRKLEEKPNE; this comes from the coding sequence GTGCGTATCGTAATCGTCGGAGGCGGGATAGCCGCTGTCTATATTGCCAATACACTAATGGAACAGTCTCCTCAAACTGAGGTAGTTATCGTCTCGGATGAAGAGCATGCCCCCTATGATCGTATCCATTTGTGTAAATTGGTGGAGGATTGTAACTGTGTCGACTCAATAGAGCTGGAACTTAATCCAAAAGTGAAGCTGGAATTGGATCAAAAAATCATTTCTATCGATCCTACTGAAAAACGCATTTTTAGTGAACATTCCGCGTTTCATTACGATAAATTGATTATTGCTACGGGTTCAATTCCAAAATCTCTGTTTGATATTTCGCAGATTGAGAATGCTGCAACGTTTAGGAGCCAAAAAGATTGTGAGCGGATTGCCGAGGGGATGATCGGCAAAAATGTCGTGATTGTCGGAGCGGGACCGATCGCACTTGAACTTCTCGATACCCTTATGCGTAGTGATGCTCCTCAAAGTATTACTTTGCTGGTGCGCAAAAACTACCTTTACTCCGAAGTGATTAGCCGTGAGGGATTGGCATTGATTCGCGGTATCTTCGAAGCCGATCCGAGGGTTCGGATCCAGTTTAACGATCAGATCAAGGACAAAGAGATTTCGGGAAATAGTATCACCAAGCTTATCACTTCCCAGTGTGAAATCGAGAACCCATTCCTCATTTTCGGTGTTGGTATCGATCCGAATATCCCGTATGCCCGCGATGTACTCGAATGTGATCGGGGCATTTTGGTTGATGAGAGCCTTCGTACTTCCGATGAGAACATCTACTGCGTCGGAGAAGCGGCACAGCTTCGCGAGAGTGGATTTATCGCCGGACGGGTCAAAGAATGCACCCTCCAAGCAGATGTGGCGATTGCACATCTGCTTGGGGATGCAAACGCATTATTTAAAGAAGAGGTCTCTATCGACGGGCTGAAAGTGGGCTCGTTCTTGTTTGCCGACGTTACGGCTACCGATTTTAACCCCAAAGACTCCGAGAACGAAACGATTTTGATTACCCACGGGGATCGGATCGATCAGTATATCGTCAATAATGATCGGCTGAAGCGGTTTATCGGTATCAATACCAATATCGATTTGCTCGCCCTTAAACGTCTGATTGAGACCGATTCACCGATCGATGCGGCCTATCTCTACTCGAATCGTCTGATGTCAGAATATGGGAAACTTGTCTGCAGCTGCGAAGGGGTGCATGAACTGGAGTTAGTCGAGATTATCAAAGAGAATGCGGTAACATCGTTCGGTGAGCTCAAAGAACACTCAAAAGCGGGACGTACTTGCGGACGGTGCAAGCAGGATATTTGTGCGATTATTTCCGCAACTCCGGTCGACCCTGCCGAAGCGGCACGGCTCCGTCAAGAACGTATTGATGCGGCACAAGCGGCGGAGCTTGAAAAAGTACGGGCACGTATCGAAAAGTATAATCGTCTTCACCCGAAAAATCAACTTAGTGCCGATAACTTTCATGAGGCATTAGAATCGTTCGAGATGAGCCGTGAGTTTAACCACTGGGTCTCAATGATTACCGCATCGATGCATCTGCATCCCCAGTTCGAAGGGGTTGTGGAAGAGGGGGTAACGCAGCTCAATAAAATCCCGATTATTTGGCTGGAACTCTCCGATTGTACGGGTAATTCAGAAGCGTTTATCAAAACTTCCCATCCCAAAGTGGACGATTTGATCCTCAAATACATCTCACTCGATTATCATGAGCTGTTGATGGCGGCATCTGGGGATCAGTCGGAATCCGCGCTGGAAAGTATCCTTCACAATGACAGCGGGAAATATGTTTTAATCGTGGAGGGGGCGGTTCCACTGGGGATGAATGGAAAGTTCTTGCGTATCGGACCGAAGGGCGAAACAGGCGTTGATTTATTACGCCGGGTAGCTAAAAATGCGGCAGCGGTAATTGCTGTGGGCTCATGTGCATATGACGGCGGTGTTGTTGCCGCTGCGCCTAACCCTACCGGCGCAGTCGGCGTAGCTGAAGCCTTGGGAAGAACGGATATTATCAATCTTCCGGGATGTCCGACCAATCCGATCAATATTGTCGGAACCTTGTTGCAATATATCATGTTTGATGAATTTCCTAAACTCGATTCCAATAACCGTCCCGAATGGGCGTACGGTTTTCGTGTTCATGATAACTGTGAACGCCGCGGTCACTACGATGCGGATGAGTTTGTCCGTGAATGGGGTGATGAGGGGGCGAAGAAAGGGTGGTGCCTCTTTGAAATGGGATGTAAAGGGCCGTATGCCGATCTTAACTGTTCACTCGTTAAATTTAATGAAGGGACAAGCTGGCCGGTACAGGTGGGGCATGGATGTTTCGGATGTGGTCAGGGGAAAATCGCGTTTGATAGCTATGCCAATAATCGTAAATTAGAGGAAAAACCCAATGAGTAA
- a CDS encoding hydrogenase small subunit, producing MSDKVEAVKKLFTSKSSRVETNKGDTYYQELFAKCEARLNEMRSNTPANKLDFTELLEENGIDRREFMKWASATTAMLMLPPMFTPLVADAAVMMNRAPVIWLELQDCAGNSEALLRADGPKIDEIVLDIISLEFHETLQAASGFQAEKQLEEAMEHFKGKYLLFVEGSIPMGMDGQYGTIGAAGETFHDHLVRCAENAAAVVAVGACATFGGIPAAAPNPTGAVGVMDVVKNKPLINIPACPANPANMVGVILHYVLTGQVPELDSLLRPKFAFGYRIHDNCERRAHFDAGEYVEEWGDVGAQNNFCLYKMGCKGPMTFNNCSIVRYNEAVNWPIGVGRGCIGCSEPDFWDKYAYERPMADAKIKAPTGGVEKTVDEFGLGMLTAAGIGIAIHAAASTVAGKRENSGENHE from the coding sequence ATGTCCGATAAAGTAGAAGCGGTTAAAAAACTGTTTACTTCGAAAAGTTCGCGCGTTGAGACGAACAAGGGTGATACGTATTACCAAGAGCTGTTTGCAAAGTGTGAGGCGCGCTTGAACGAGATGCGCTCCAATACACCGGCCAATAAGCTCGATTTCACCGAACTCTTGGAAGAAAACGGGATAGATCGACGCGAATTTATGAAATGGGCGAGTGCGACAACAGCGATGTTAATGCTTCCTCCGATGTTTACTCCGCTTGTTGCGGATGCGGCCGTAATGATGAACCGTGCCCCTGTGATTTGGCTCGAACTTCAAGACTGTGCCGGTAACTCTGAAGCGCTCCTTCGTGCAGACGGGCCGAAAATCGATGAGATCGTTTTGGATATCATCTCTCTTGAATTCCATGAAACGCTTCAGGCGGCGTCCGGTTTTCAGGCTGAAAAACAGCTTGAAGAAGCGATGGAACATTTCAAAGGGAAATATCTTCTTTTTGTAGAAGGTTCTATTCCTATGGGTATGGACGGACAATACGGTACGATCGGTGCCGCCGGTGAAACATTCCATGATCATCTCGTCCGTTGTGCCGAAAATGCTGCGGCTGTTGTAGCGGTCGGAGCCTGTGCAACGTTCGGCGGTATTCCTGCGGCTGCTCCGAATCCTACGGGTGCCGTCGGTGTTATGGACGTTGTTAAAAACAAACCGTTAATCAATATCCCTGCCTGTCCGGCAAATCCGGCAAATATGGTGGGGGTAATACTTCATTACGTATTGACGGGACAAGTACCGGAACTCGATTCACTTTTACGTCCTAAATTCGCATTCGGATACCGTATCCATGACAACTGTGAGCGCCGTGCACACTTCGATGCGGGTGAATACGTTGAAGAGTGGGGCGATGTAGGGGCGCAAAACAATTTCTGTCTCTACAAAATGGGTTGTAAAGGGCCGATGACGTTTAACAACTGTTCGATCGTCCGTTACAACGAAGCGGTCAACTGGCCGATCGGTGTCGGACGCGGATGTATCGGATGTTCGGAACCCGATTTCTGGGATAAATACGCCTATGAGCGCCCGATGGCCGATGCAAAAATTAAAGCACCGACAGGCGGCGTAGAAAAAACCGTTGATGAATTCGGTTTGGGCATGTTGACCGCAGCCGGTATCGGTATCGCGATTCATGCAGCAGCCAGCACGGTAGCAGGCAAACGAGAAAATTCAGGAGAGAACCATGAGTAA
- a CDS encoding cytochrome b/b6 domain-containing protein: protein MKQGYKQVKRMTPAMRIIHWVNAICMIGAVVTGLYIGHPYYQTFMADGAVDKYVMAWNRYGHFIIAILFDVTSVIIAYLYFFSRFEKPYKKLIPNAKNIAEFKAVLVNLLTLNRKKEFDSAHADSFNTVYFTIFHLLLVWMLFTGLQLYVHGLGSGISSIGAWWPWMLHLVTDWTIVVSGGTLMDVRIAHHTTMWLIICWVVFHIYYQVWRTIFWKEADIAIVIGGSKFVKDDSL from the coding sequence ATGAAACAGGGGTACAAACAAGTCAAGCGTATGACGCCTGCAATGCGCATCATCCACTGGGTGAATGCCATTTGTATGATTGGGGCGGTCGTAACGGGTCTTTATATCGGTCATCCGTATTATCAAACATTTATGGCCGACGGTGCAGTCGATAAATACGTGATGGCGTGGAACCGTTACGGCCATTTTATCATTGCAATTTTATTTGATGTTACATCGGTTATTATTGCTTATCTCTATTTTTTCAGCCGTTTTGAAAAGCCGTACAAAAAGCTTATTCCGAACGCAAAAAATATTGCTGAGTTTAAAGCGGTATTGGTCAATTTATTGACCCTTAACCGTAAAAAAGAGTTTGATTCGGCCCATGCGGACAGTTTCAATACGGTCTATTTTACGATTTTCCATCTCCTTTTGGTATGGATGTTGTTTACGGGTCTTCAACTCTATGTGCACGGTTTGGGTTCAGGAATCAGTTCGATCGGTGCATGGTGGCCGTGGATGCTGCATCTGGTAACCGACTGGACGATTGTAGTAAGCGGCGGAACTCTTATGGATGTCCGTATTGCACACCATACGACGATGTGGTTGATTATCTGCTGGGTGGTATTTCATATCTATTACCAAGTCTGGAGAACCATTTTCTGGAAAGAGGCGGATATCGCTATTGTTATCGGCGGCTCTAAATTTGTCAAAGACGATTCACTTTAA
- a CDS encoding nickel-dependent hydrogenase large subunit, which yields MITHELIERIEGEAVLDFQTDKSGRVQEAAIRFLHFRGIEAILEGRNALDSLVIAPRVCGICGHSHLIAAVRMLESLYENAGYPVTLTPKAHALREITLSCELIQNHIKWLYLVMLHESGKLLGEEPPVALKALYVTSQVNQLCALFSGQWPHSSYALPGGVTCDPTHIEVMQALKILSEVERFIEDEVLGCGTELFESHMKNDTLGTLKGDFGTLLRNFERLELLDSGKSHGRFLVLGNERIAMAFDVRSNAQPDLVSEDASQTFENGGKTYAKNALYNGEFYEGGPLARALVQERAGISDLYRIHGDSAVTRLCARVEEMVLLCAQVRQLLTSLDLSQRSFIPPASIETISGSGIGIVEAPRGSLIHKARIEKGRIMEYSIITPTQWNLGNGPSDNPGTAQKAMIGVESIAKASLIFRTFDVCSVCTTH from the coding sequence ATGATCACGCATGAACTGATCGAGCGGATCGAGGGGGAAGCGGTACTCGATTTTCAAACCGATAAGAGCGGTCGGGTGCAAGAGGCCGCTATCCGATTCTTGCATTTTCGGGGAATAGAAGCGATCTTGGAGGGGCGAAACGCCTTGGACTCCTTAGTCATTGCACCCAGAGTATGCGGCATCTGCGGGCACTCTCATCTGATTGCCGCGGTGCGGATGCTGGAGAGCCTCTATGAAAATGCCGGATATCCGGTAACACTCACTCCCAAAGCCCATGCTTTGAGGGAAATTACCCTCTCTTGCGAACTGATCCAAAACCATATTAAGTGGCTCTATCTGGTGATGCTTCATGAGAGCGGAAAACTTTTAGGCGAAGAACCCCCTGTTGCGCTCAAAGCGCTTTATGTCACATCGCAGGTCAATCAGCTATGTGCCCTCTTTAGCGGACAGTGGCCGCACAGCTCCTATGCACTTCCCGGAGGGGTGACATGCGATCCTACCCATATCGAGGTGATGCAGGCTCTGAAAATCCTATCCGAGGTTGAACGCTTTATCGAAGATGAGGTTTTAGGATGCGGCACAGAACTATTTGAGTCGCATATGAAAAACGATACGCTTGGTACGTTGAAAGGGGATTTTGGAACCCTTTTACGCAATTTTGAGCGTTTGGAACTATTGGATAGTGGAAAAAGCCACGGCCGATTTTTGGTTTTGGGAAATGAACGGATAGCGATGGCTTTCGATGTTCGAAGCAATGCGCAACCCGATTTGGTTTCGGAAGATGCTTCCCAAACCTTTGAAAACGGCGGAAAAACGTATGCGAAAAATGCCCTCTACAACGGGGAATTTTATGAGGGGGGTCCTTTGGCGCGGGCTTTGGTGCAGGAACGCGCAGGGATCAGTGATTTGTACCGTATCCATGGCGATAGTGCGGTAACACGCTTATGCGCCCGAGTCGAAGAGATGGTATTGTTATGTGCTCAGGTGCGTCAGCTTTTGACGTCTCTTGATTTATCGCAACGTTCATTTATCCCTCCCGCTTCCATTGAGACTATAAGCGGCTCCGGGATAGGGATTGTTGAAGCGCCGCGCGGCTCTTTGATCCATAAAGCCCGTATTGAGAAGGGTAGAATTATGGAATATTCTATTATTACTCCGACCCAATGGAATTTGGGGAACGGCCCCTCCGATAATCCCGGTACGGCCCAAAAAGCGATGATCGGGGTTGAATCGATAGCAAAAGCCTCTTTGATTTTTCGCACCTTTGACGTCTGCTCGGTCTGCACAACACATTAG
- a CDS encoding TetR/AcrR family transcriptional regulator, protein MARLSKEERKVSIMTKALELFSKEGFYQTTMPAIAEKIGMSVGNLYNYFTSKEMLAKDLILYIANILGEEIRRINESPMSTQEKIEAIVHMYFKIAKDRPETIEYFLRVYLSNREVFQNSCEGMICVSAFVTEMMIFFEEGVRSGDLRDQDFFSAFGLFMGYLGGMVFINGENILPKPLESYEHTIAENIYYALKSR, encoded by the coding sequence TTGGCACGGTTGAGTAAAGAAGAGCGTAAAGTTTCGATTATGACGAAAGCGTTGGAACTGTTTTCCAAAGAGGGCTTTTATCAAACGACAATGCCGGCAATTGCCGAAAAAATCGGGATGAGTGTTGGAAACCTTTACAACTATTTTACGTCCAAAGAGATGCTGGCCAAAGACCTTATCCTCTACATCGCCAATATTTTGGGGGAAGAGATTCGCCGTATCAATGAGAGCCCGATGAGCACTCAGGAAAAAATCGAAGCGATCGTTCATATGTATTTTAAGATCGCAAAAGATAGACCTGAGACCATTGAGTATTTTCTTCGGGTTTACCTCTCTAATCGTGAAGTATTTCAAAACAGCTGTGAGGGGATGATCTGTGTCTCTGCGTTTGTGACTGAGATGATGATCTTTTTTGAAGAGGGTGTCAGATCCGGTGATTTGCGGGATCAGGATTTTTTCAGTGCATTCGGTCTTTTCATGGGGTATCTGGGAGGGATGGTATTTATCAACGGTGAAAATATTCTCCCAAAACCACTGGAGAGTTACGAGCACACGATCGCCGAAAATATCTATTATGCCCTCAAATCCCGCTAA